In Aquimarina sp. TRL1, a single window of DNA contains:
- a CDS encoding class I SAM-dependent methyltransferase, whose product MKSFTKEALSTLKKSGTVTPSSKYLIRKITEDLSIEKNQVIIEFGPGNGCITENILHKMHGSTRLISFELNQTFLSYCKNKFQQYPNFSIHNQSAVYFDQVLKELSVPKVDYIISSLPLSIISKTELNILFNKIPNYLKNEGAFIQYQYSLGKYNFLKKVFNSVEIGFTFRNIPPAFIYKCS is encoded by the coding sequence TTGAAATCATTTACCAAAGAAGCACTTTCTACTTTAAAAAAAAGTGGAACAGTGACTCCGAGTTCTAAGTATTTAATAAGAAAAATCACAGAAGATTTAAGTATAGAAAAAAATCAGGTCATTATAGAATTTGGTCCTGGTAATGGATGCATCACAGAAAATATTCTACATAAAATGCATGGGTCAACCCGATTGATTTCTTTTGAATTAAATCAAACTTTCCTGTCATATTGCAAAAATAAATTTCAACAGTATCCTAATTTTAGTATCCACAACCAATCAGCAGTCTATTTTGATCAGGTGTTGAAAGAGTTATCTGTTCCCAAGGTAGATTATATTATCTCCAGTTTACCTTTGTCAATCATCTCTAAAACAGAATTGAATATTTTATTCAATAAGATACCGAATTACTTAAAAAATGAAGGAGCTTTTATACAGTATCAATACAGTTTGGGAAAGTACAATTTCTTAAAGAAAGTTTTTAATTCGGTAGAAATAGGATTTACTTTTCGGAATATCCCTCCAGCGTTTATTTATAAATGTTCCTAA
- a CDS encoding TlpA disulfide reductase family protein: MKKIVFLLALLAVISCQEEAKKPVDYALFSGKVTNGRGGVVRINGENFTKEIPLASDGTFSDTLRIADGPYQMFIGREYSNLYLKKGDQLSLSIDVTAFDETLKYTGVGSERNNHLVNSILVYENEEDNFALDPIPFKAKIKEHKTKIDSLLVASGVKDETFIAFCKKNAHYKYLYDLDVYPYYYNQRLKNESKEGSLPEGYLEELKTIDLDIEEDYKQSSAYKRLVMSSISDRAANAVKKDSTKVMDLVFLDEVNKIKSQVIKEDLLRNLSIAISPSNEYAKAVYEGIMKESKDEEFKRELTEKFDVLKKLVKGEPSPTFEDYENYKGGTTSLKDLEGKYAYIDVWATWCQPCLQELPYLKEVEKEYRAKNIHFVSISVDNERAHEAWKKMVAAKEMTGVQLYGGKNYRKEGGFGSSYVIDGIPRFILLDKKGNIVSADAPRPSDPRLKDLLNSLDI, encoded by the coding sequence ATGAAAAAAATTGTTTTCCTTTTAGCTTTACTGGCTGTTATATCATGTCAGGAAGAAGCTAAAAAACCTGTTGATTATGCACTTTTTTCAGGAAAAGTCACTAATGGCAGAGGGGGAGTTGTTCGTATAAACGGAGAGAACTTCACAAAAGAAATTCCTTTAGCATCTGATGGTACATTTTCGGATACGCTTCGAATAGCCGATGGACCATATCAAATGTTTATTGGACGGGAATATTCTAATTTATATTTGAAAAAAGGAGACCAGCTATCGTTGTCAATTGATGTTACTGCCTTTGATGAAACATTGAAATATACTGGAGTAGGATCAGAAAGAAATAATCACTTAGTTAATAGTATTTTAGTGTATGAAAATGAAGAAGATAATTTTGCGTTAGATCCTATACCGTTTAAAGCTAAAATAAAAGAACATAAAACAAAAATAGATTCGTTACTGGTAGCATCCGGAGTAAAAGATGAAACATTTATTGCTTTTTGTAAGAAGAATGCTCATTATAAATACTTATATGACTTAGATGTGTATCCATATTATTACAACCAAAGATTGAAAAATGAATCTAAGGAGGGGAGTTTACCTGAGGGCTATTTAGAGGAGTTAAAGACGATTGATTTAGATATTGAAGAAGATTATAAGCAATCAAGTGCTTATAAAAGATTAGTTATGAGTAGTATTAGCGATCGGGCAGCAAATGCTGTAAAGAAAGATAGTACGAAGGTGATGGATCTTGTGTTTCTTGATGAAGTTAATAAGATAAAAAGTCAGGTTATTAAAGAAGATCTATTGAGAAACTTATCGATTGCTATATCTCCAAGTAATGAATATGCCAAGGCAGTTTATGAAGGAATTATGAAAGAAAGTAAAGATGAGGAGTTTAAACGAGAACTGACGGAAAAATTTGATGTTTTAAAGAAACTAGTTAAAGGGGAGCCTTCTCCAACTTTTGAAGATTATGAAAATTATAAAGGAGGTACCACTTCATTAAAAGATTTAGAAGGAAAGTACGCTTATATAGATGTTTGGGCTACTTGGTGTCAACCATGCTTACAGGAACTACCTTATTTGAAGGAGGTAGAAAAAGAATATCGCGCTAAGAATATTCATTTCGTAAGTATTTCTGTAGATAATGAGAGAGCACATGAAGCATGGAAGAAAATGGTGGCAGCTAAAGAAATGACGGGAGTTCAATTATATGGAGGAAAAAACTATCGAAAAGAAGGAGGATTTGGAAGTTCTTATGTCATTGATGGAATTCCAAGGTTTATTCTGTTAGATAAAAAAGGGAATATTGTGAGTGCAGATGCTCCAAGACCTTCTGACCCTAGGCTAAAAGACCTTCTTAATTCATTGGATATTTAG